The Faecalibacter sp. LW9 genome has a segment encoding these proteins:
- a CDS encoding Rrf2 family transcriptional regulator — protein MLSKKTKYGLKAMAYLARQESNKPVLIGQISDVESIPKKFLEAILLDLKKIGFVNSKQGKGGGYYLARPAEEISLASLIRVLEGPIALLPCVSKNYYEKCDDCPNEGVCQLNKVMTELRDSTLEILENKSLASLR, from the coding sequence TTGCTATCAAAAAAGACGAAATACGGTTTAAAAGCAATGGCTTATCTTGCTCGTCAAGAAAGTAATAAGCCTGTTTTAATTGGTCAAATTTCTGATGTTGAATCGATTCCTAAAAAATTCTTAGAAGCTATCTTATTGGATCTAAAAAAAATAGGGTTTGTCAATTCAAAACAAGGAAAAGGTGGAGGATATTATTTGGCACGACCTGCAGAAGAAATCTCCTTAGCATCTTTAATTCGTGTGTTAGAAGGACCAATTGCTTTATTACCATGTGTAAGTAAAAACTACTATGAAAAATGTGATGATTGTCCAAATGAAGGTGTTTGTCAATTAAACAAAGTCATGACAGAATTAAGAGATTCAACCCTAGAGATTTTAGAAAATAAATCTTTAGCGAGTTTACGATAA
- a CDS encoding endonuclease I family protein has translation MKKILFIISFSALALVQAQMPKYYKSIHFNKKGNELKNELAQLIKSTHKNQLTYKELWKALAITDADPKNSKNVLMIYGYDDGAREKDVHRSRDKKKTGGEKGLWSREHVYPKSLGQPNLGQTGPGADAHMLRPADVTRNTKRSNLPFIDGTGKASKRDQKAWYPGNEWKGDIARIIMYMYLRYGNQAHPNRVAKSKNTYHKDMPDLFLKWNAEDPVSKFEMQRNEYLGNLANTFGQGNRNPFIDNPYLATKIWGGPKAQNRWKEIK, from the coding sequence ATGAAGAAGATACTATTTATTATCAGTTTTTCAGCATTGGCTTTGGTACAAGCACAGATGCCTAAATATTATAAATCAATTCATTTTAATAAGAAAGGGAATGAATTGAAAAATGAATTAGCACAACTTATAAAATCTACGCATAAAAATCAACTGACCTATAAAGAGTTATGGAAAGCATTAGCCATCACAGATGCTGATCCTAAAAATTCAAAAAACGTATTAATGATTTATGGTTATGATGATGGAGCACGTGAAAAAGATGTACATCGTAGTCGTGATAAAAAGAAAACGGGTGGTGAGAAAGGATTATGGAGCCGTGAACATGTATATCCTAAATCTTTAGGACAACCGAATTTAGGACAAACTGGACCAGGTGCAGATGCCCATATGTTAAGACCAGCAGATGTAACACGAAATACGAAACGTAGTAACTTGCCATTTATTGACGGCACTGGAAAAGCTTCTAAACGAGATCAAAAGGCGTGGTATCCTGGAAACGAATGGAAAGGTGATATTGCACGAATTATTATGTATATGTACTTGCGTTATGGCAATCAAGCACATCCTAATCGTGTGGCTAAAAGTAAAAATACATATCATAAAGATATGCCCGACTTATTTTTAAAATGGAATGCAGAAGATCCCGTTTCAAAGTTTGAAATGCAACGTAACGAATATTTAGGTAATTTAGCCAATACATTTGGGCAAGGCAATCGAAATCCATTTATCGACAACCCTTATTTAGCCACTAAAATTTGGGGTGGTCCAAAAGCCCAAAACAGATGGAAAGAAATTAAATAA
- the tilS gene encoding tRNA lysidine(34) synthetase TilS: protein MSVKSEFQRILLNHNTKGFKYLLAISGGVDSMVLLDLFRHSVSSFQVAHCNFQLRENDSIQDQLMVQQYCGRHQIPFHTINFDVEAFKATGNYSTEMACRLLRYRWFDEIMQVNHLDYLVTAHHLDDNIETFLINLSRGTGVSGLRGMKILSHQNIFRPLLNFTKECLLTYAYENSIHWREDSSNGTDDYTRNKIRHHITPLLRELHPQFDSNFKHTLNILSDTEDFILNQIQSIRNNLIPHDFNCKIKISALDQLKPKDFIQFYLFDYYGFKDVDLINQLKQSDNSSELRSKTHRLIKEREYLILTQLSEIDSDEIIIEQEEVKINSLNLKFVCSNGRLDNASEILDGDQIQYPLRLRKAKEGDFFYPLGMNGKRKLISKFFKDLKFSKIEKEDAWLLVDNQDQILWVVNHRIDHRFRIKEHSMNFLNIIVC, encoded by the coding sequence ATGAGTGTGAAAAGTGAATTTCAACGTATCTTATTGAATCATAACACAAAAGGTTTTAAATACCTTTTAGCCATTAGTGGAGGTGTAGATAGCATGGTTCTATTGGATTTATTTCGTCATTCCGTTTCGTCATTTCAAGTGGCACATTGTAATTTTCAGTTGAGGGAAAATGATTCCATTCAAGATCAACTGATGGTGCAACAGTATTGTGGCAGACATCAAATTCCATTTCATACCATTAATTTTGATGTAGAAGCCTTTAAAGCGACTGGAAATTATTCAACTGAAATGGCGTGTCGTTTGTTGAGGTATCGTTGGTTTGACGAAATCATGCAAGTCAATCACTTGGATTATCTTGTGACTGCTCATCATTTAGACGATAATATTGAAACCTTTTTGATTAATTTATCGCGTGGAACGGGAGTAAGTGGACTACGTGGCATGAAAATATTATCCCATCAAAATATATTTCGTCCTTTACTTAATTTTACAAAAGAATGTCTATTGACCTATGCATATGAAAATAGCATTCATTGGAGGGAAGATAGCAGCAATGGCACTGATGATTATACACGCAATAAAATTCGACACCATATTACGCCGTTATTACGTGAGCTACATCCTCAATTTGATTCCAATTTTAAACATACTTTAAATATTTTATCCGATACAGAGGATTTTATTTTGAATCAAATTCAAAGTATTCGAAATAATTTGATTCCTCATGATTTTAACTGTAAGATTAAAATTTCTGCTTTAGACCAGTTAAAACCTAAAGACTTTATACAGTTTTATTTGTTTGATTATTATGGGTTTAAGGATGTTGATTTAATTAATCAGTTAAAGCAATCGGATAATAGTAGTGAGTTAAGATCAAAAACGCATCGATTAATAAAAGAGAGAGAATATCTGATTTTGACTCAGCTTTCGGAAATCGATTCAGATGAAATTATCATAGAACAAGAAGAAGTAAAAATCAATTCACTAAATTTGAAGTTTGTTTGTTCAAATGGACGATTGGATAATGCTTCTGAAATTTTGGATGGTGATCAAATTCAATATCCATTAAGATTGCGTAAAGCAAAAGAAGGGGATTTCTTCTATCCATTAGGAATGAACGGTAAACGTAAACTAATCAGTAAATTTTTTAAAGATTTAAAGTTTTCAAAAATTGAAAAAGAAGATGCGTGGTTGTTAGTCGATAATCAAGACCAAATTCTTTGGGTTGTGAATCATCGAATAGATCATCGTTTTCGAATAAAAGAACATAGTATGAACTTTTTAAATATTATTGTATGTTAA
- a CDS encoding protein-disulfide reductase DsbD family protein: MLKKLWILFLFPILVQAQFFTPAKWSTNVKDLGKNEFEVEVIGKIDAGWHLYSSKHPDGGIGIPASASFKAAKGAQLVGSYKEVGKRIDKYSTVFEQDEKYYENNVKFVQKVKLSGDQPSTVDYTIEFQMCDAERCLPPDETSGTIKLTPTAKVEVKESVENEIPTNESLIESTEISTDSVVNMAEDSLSISNDTIKEDNIQVSNQLDEELLGENENKNNGLFKIFTLGFLGGLAALLMPCIFPMIPLTVSMFTKQSKSKGEGVGKAFIYGISIIVIYVLLGLLATLLFGPSVLNEMSTDPWVNIGFFIIFIVFAASFFGAFELTLPSKWVNAADKGADKGGLIGIFFMAFTLALVSFSCTGPIIGSLLVQATQEGNHLSLVIGMFGFSLALAIPFTLFAMFPGWLNSLPKSGGWLNTIKVSLGFIELAFAFKFLSNADLVWQMNWLPREIFLAIWIAIFFVLGLYLLGKFRLELDSPTQTIGVPRLFFALLAFTFVAYIVPGLWGAPLKLLSGLTPPMTYSESPRGFHEGASTGSTESNAFEDPNMVAGPHGIPTFKDFDQAVLYAEKTNKPLLLDFTGHACANCRKVEERVWVDQRIKDKLSKDVVLVSLYVDDQKELPEEQKVFSKALNRKLKTVGNKWTAFEMENFNANAQPYYIIVDKNLKRYTAPLEAELDIEKYLNWLNKGIEKYHSENK; encoded by the coding sequence ATGTTAAAAAAACTTTGGATTCTCTTTTTGTTTCCAATTTTAGTACAAGCTCAATTTTTTACGCCGGCAAAATGGTCGACTAATGTAAAAGATTTAGGTAAAAATGAATTTGAAGTAGAAGTAATTGGAAAAATAGATGCGGGTTGGCATTTGTATTCATCCAAACATCCAGATGGAGGTATTGGAATACCTGCATCAGCTAGTTTTAAAGCTGCTAAAGGTGCTCAATTAGTTGGTTCTTACAAAGAGGTAGGGAAACGTATTGACAAATACAGTACTGTATTTGAACAAGATGAAAAATACTACGAAAATAATGTCAAATTTGTTCAAAAAGTCAAACTTAGTGGTGATCAACCTTCAACCGTAGATTATACGATTGAATTTCAGATGTGTGATGCTGAACGTTGTTTGCCACCGGATGAAACTTCAGGAACTATAAAACTTACGCCTACCGCTAAAGTAGAAGTAAAAGAATCTGTAGAAAATGAGATTCCAACAAATGAATCTTTAATAGAATCTACAGAAATCAGTACTGATTCAGTAGTAAATATGGCTGAAGATTCACTTTCGATTTCAAATGATACGATAAAGGAAGATAACATTCAAGTTTCAAATCAGTTGGATGAAGAGTTATTAGGTGAAAATGAAAACAAGAATAATGGTTTATTCAAGATTTTTACATTAGGATTTTTAGGTGGTTTAGCTGCATTACTGATGCCATGTATATTTCCGATGATTCCCTTAACGGTAAGTATGTTTACGAAACAAAGTAAATCAAAGGGTGAGGGAGTTGGAAAAGCGTTTATTTATGGTATTTCGATAATTGTTATATATGTCCTACTAGGCTTGTTAGCGACACTACTGTTTGGTCCTTCTGTATTGAATGAAATGTCGACAGACCCATGGGTTAACATTGGATTTTTTATCATATTTATCGTTTTTGCAGCGTCATTTTTTGGAGCTTTTGAATTAACATTACCAAGTAAATGGGTAAATGCTGCTGATAAAGGGGCTGATAAAGGAGGATTAATCGGGATTTTCTTTATGGCGTTTACTTTAGCATTGGTATCATTTTCTTGTACAGGTCCAATTATTGGTTCTTTATTAGTACAAGCTACTCAAGAAGGAAACCATTTGTCATTGGTGATCGGAATGTTTGGATTTTCGTTAGCATTAGCGATACCATTTACCTTATTTGCAATGTTCCCAGGTTGGTTGAATTCTTTACCGAAATCAGGAGGGTGGTTAAATACCATTAAAGTGTCCTTAGGATTCATTGAGTTGGCATTTGCCTTTAAATTCTTATCAAACGCTGATTTGGTATGGCAAATGAATTGGTTGCCAAGAGAAATCTTTTTAGCCATTTGGATAGCCATCTTCTTTGTATTAGGATTGTATTTATTAGGAAAATTTAGATTAGAATTAGATTCCCCTACGCAAACCATAGGAGTACCACGCTTATTTTTTGCATTACTCGCCTTTACATTTGTGGCTTATATTGTCCCTGGATTGTGGGGAGCTCCATTAAAGTTATTAAGTGGATTAACGCCACCGATGACGTATTCTGAATCTCCTCGAGGTTTTCATGAAGGGGCATCTACAGGATCAACAGAATCAAATGCTTTTGAAGATCCTAACATGGTCGCAGGTCCTCATGGAATTCCAACATTTAAAGATTTTGATCAAGCCGTTTTATATGCTGAAAAGACGAATAAGCCTTTATTATTAGATTTTACAGGTCATGCTTGTGCCAATTGTCGTAAAGTAGAAGAGCGTGTTTGGGTGGATCAACGCATTAAAGATAAATTATCGAAGGATGTGGTTTTGGTATCATTGTATGTGGATGATCAAAAAGAATTACCAGAAGAGCAAAAAGTGTTTTCTAAAGCATTAAATCGAAAGTTAAAAACAGTAGGCAACAAATGGACTGCCTTTGAAATGGAGAATTTTAATGCTAATGCACAGCCTTATTATATTATAGTCGATAAGAATCTGAAACGTTACACCGCGCCTTTGGAAGCAGAATTAGATATCGAGAAATATTTAAATTGGCTTAATAAAGGAATTGAAAAGTATCATTCAGAAAATAAATAA
- a CDS encoding endonuclease, producing MKKLILTLVTLGNFILSYAQAPEGYYNSATGTGYTLKTQLYQIIKGHQAMSYGNLWTLYTTNPQAYNDNWYDPTDSNKILDVYSENPNGPDPYTYIPGTNQCGNYNGEGVCYNREHIIPQSVFSQSAPMVTDAFHIWPTDGYVNGRRDNYPFGVVNSPTWTSQNGSKLGSNNNSGYSAGYSGTVFEPIDEFKGDFARAHFYFATRYQENNIQNWNYPMFNGTKDKVFTDTFLRILMTWHVNDPVSPREIALNNAIYSVQNNRNPFIDHPEFAQQIWGDNLASNEFEYQERDQIKIFKKNKTTYTVKANYNNRLIKTIYVFTIEGKLIKELHNNNSLTSIDVSMDIPGLYIIKVLGINYEVNRKIVI from the coding sequence ATGAAAAAACTTATACTTACGTTAGTTACTTTAGGAAACTTTATTTTAAGCTATGCACAGGCCCCTGAAGGATATTATAATTCAGCCACTGGAACGGGCTATACTTTAAAAACACAATTGTATCAAATCATTAAAGGGCATCAAGCCATGAGTTATGGTAATTTATGGACGCTGTATACAACCAATCCTCAAGCCTATAACGATAATTGGTATGATCCTACGGATTCGAATAAGATACTAGATGTTTACAGCGAAAACCCCAATGGTCCAGATCCCTATACCTATATCCCTGGTACAAATCAATGTGGAAACTATAATGGAGAGGGTGTTTGTTATAATCGTGAGCATATTATTCCTCAAAGTGTGTTTAGTCAATCTGCACCGATGGTTACGGATGCCTTTCACATATGGCCAACGGATGGATATGTCAATGGTCGTCGTGATAATTATCCTTTTGGAGTCGTGAACTCCCCTACTTGGACTTCTCAAAACGGATCTAAATTAGGTAGTAATAATAATTCGGGATATTCTGCTGGTTATTCAGGAACAGTGTTTGAGCCTATTGATGAGTTTAAAGGTGATTTTGCACGAGCTCATTTTTATTTTGCGACAAGATATCAAGAAAATAATATTCAAAATTGGAATTATCCGATGTTTAACGGCACAAAAGACAAAGTGTTCACCGATACATTTCTTCGAATTTTAATGACTTGGCATGTCAATGATCCGGTTTCACCCCGAGAAATTGCTTTAAATAATGCCATCTACAGCGTACAAAATAATCGAAATCCATTTATCGATCATCCAGAATTCGCGCAACAAATTTGGGGTGATAATTTAGCTTCAAATGAATTTGAATATCAAGAAAGAGATCAAATTAAAATATTTAAAAAAAATAAAACAACTTACACAGTAAAAGCAAATTACAATAATCGATTAATAAAAACTATATATGTATTTACAATAGAGGGTAAACTTATAAAAGAACTACATAACAATAATTCTTTAACATCAATTGATGTAAGTATGGATATACCGGGATTATATATTATTAAAGTGCTGGGTATCAATTATGAAGTTAATCGAAAAATAGTTATTTAA
- a CDS encoding bile acid:sodium symporter: MSLIKKIFPDPLIFYLILALIFAFVFPELSYINVYTITISKIINIGVICVFFFYGLKLKWSEVFKDLLNWKLHLRIQLITFLLFPLLGLLFYPLTKVDSSYQMMFLAVFYLCCLPSTVSSSVVMVSIAKGNMISAIFNASLSGLIGIILTPLWMSLFIHQDGEVDSFSIVTDLVLKVVLPVVVGAFLQPYLGKYYDKYKQSLSNVDKFTIVLIVYESFSHTFSEGLLHVFGFKKILVMTIVVILLFFIVFYLIQLLNDKFWKFKREDFIVLQFCGTKKSLVHGSVIGSILFGSEIGFILLPIMIYHTFQLLFISYKASQYAKQVV; the protein is encoded by the coding sequence ATGTCTCTCATTAAAAAGATATTTCCTGATCCATTAATTTTTTATTTGATTTTAGCGCTTATTTTCGCATTTGTGTTTCCAGAATTGAGTTACATTAATGTCTACACTATTACGATAAGTAAAATCATCAATATTGGAGTCATTTGCGTTTTCTTTTTTTATGGTTTGAAATTAAAATGGAGTGAAGTTTTCAAAGATTTATTAAATTGGAAATTGCATCTCCGCATTCAATTGATTACATTTCTTTTGTTTCCTTTACTTGGTTTGTTATTTTACCCGTTAACTAAAGTCGATTCCTCTTATCAAATGATGTTTCTTGCTGTTTTTTATTTATGCTGTTTGCCTAGTACAGTTTCATCGTCTGTTGTCATGGTTTCCATTGCAAAAGGGAATATGATTTCAGCTATTTTTAATGCCAGTCTTTCGGGATTAATTGGAATTATTCTAACCCCTTTATGGATGAGCTTATTTATCCATCAAGATGGTGAGGTCGACTCATTTTCCATTGTAACAGATTTGGTTTTAAAAGTGGTTTTACCCGTTGTGGTGGGTGCATTTTTACAGCCCTATTTGGGGAAATATTACGATAAATACAAACAATCGTTAAGTAACGTAGATAAATTTACCATTGTTCTAATTGTATACGAAAGTTTTAGTCATACTTTTTCTGAAGGATTATTGCACGTTTTTGGTTTTAAAAAAATATTGGTGATGACGATTGTAGTGATCCTATTATTTTTTATTGTATTTTATCTTATACAATTATTAAACGATAAATTTTGGAAATTTAAACGGGAAGATTTTATTGTTTTACAATTCTGTGGTACTAAAAAATCGCTGGTTCATGGATCAGTAATTGGGAGTATACTTTTTGGATCTGAAATAGGTTTTATCTTACTTCCGATTATGATTTATCATACGTTTCAGTTGTTATTCATTAGTTATAAAGCAAGTCAATATGCAAAACAAGTGGTATAA
- a CDS encoding DUF3810 family protein, whose protein sequence is MQNKWYKWIVLFIVQWMVWKLLFQFPTFIDFWFNYPYQLYYEIIHLITSRVTIPMGEIFYGLFIIFILFVFIQCIRSKSYRYSLNLCFKVLTYILLWYNSVWGFMYYKENFIVEKQEIKPEILKELYCEALEQAIHHRESFNVSHHPIKFKVNTNDILSEFGTKQYAIQHEKWIKNYHIIEQPMVKLSFISSLMNHLGILGYYNPFSIESNINRYNTDLKHAYTINHELAHQMGFSSENEANFIAYYLSHQSKFSEVVYAANYKLMFSLLSALSLSDPLFVEFQLNQLPESIQNDRKYEIKYYQQFEGKTSEVFSEMNNQFLKANNQEGIITYSKYIDLVYYY, encoded by the coding sequence ATGCAAAACAAGTGGTATAAATGGATTGTACTATTTATCGTTCAATGGATGGTTTGGAAGCTTTTATTTCAATTTCCAACATTTATTGATTTTTGGTTTAATTATCCCTATCAATTGTACTATGAGATCATTCATTTGATTACATCTCGTGTGACAATCCCTATGGGTGAAATTTTCTATGGATTATTCATCATTTTTATTTTATTTGTTTTCATTCAATGCATACGATCAAAATCCTATCGCTATTCGTTGAATTTATGCTTTAAAGTATTAACTTATATTTTATTGTGGTATAATTCCGTTTGGGGGTTTATGTATTATAAAGAGAATTTCATCGTTGAAAAGCAAGAGATTAAACCTGAGATTTTAAAAGAGTTGTATTGTGAGGCTTTAGAACAAGCCATTCATCATCGTGAATCTTTTAATGTTTCTCATCATCCGATAAAGTTTAAGGTAAATACAAATGATATTTTAAGTGAATTTGGAACTAAACAATATGCGATTCAACACGAAAAATGGATTAAAAATTACCATATTATCGAACAACCAATGGTTAAATTATCATTTATTTCATCTTTAATGAATCATCTGGGTATTCTTGGCTATTATAATCCTTTTAGTATAGAAAGTAATATCAATCGATATAACACCGATTTAAAACATGCATATACGATAAATCATGAACTAGCGCATCAGATGGGGTTTTCTTCAGAAAATGAAGCGAATTTTATAGCCTATTATCTTAGTCATCAATCGAAATTCAGTGAAGTTGTATATGCGGCAAATTATAAATTGATGTTTTCACTTTTATCGGCTCTAAGCCTTTCTGATCCATTATTTGTAGAATTTCAATTGAATCAATTGCCTGAATCAATTCAAAATGACCGGAAATATGAGATTAAATATTATCAACAGTTTGAAGGGAAGACCAGTGAAGTTTTTTCTGAAATGAATAATCAATTTTTGAAAGCCAATAATCAAGAAGGAATTATTACCTATTCAAAATATATTGATCTCGTATATTATTATTGA